Proteins encoded within one genomic window of Halocatena marina:
- a CDS encoding universal stress protein: MQPPYSGNGQSDARIFDKIIKSSPISAISESNRYRLLLPLLEKNNDETNERLLRVGVTIASQWAGEVLITCVVRVPDQTPYEAFSADKLLMRTARRRTERLVEQAQEFAPTRGMICLTHNERRAITNIIDRYDCHGTLLKVHSDHSQRRRLLSGATVEKIIVRAPSDVFVLKLIEADERPKRLLVAVSGGPHSGLAAETARAIARESGSSIDIVHVLTEDATESQRNEGKHILDAAAQIVDGVDVERKIVTGQSVATAIIDQSDSYDMTILGSPAKGLLKQFIFGSIPNSVNRGVKQPVLMTKHGSKNNRSGFYRWLREKKSIHESKVEFQ, encoded by the coding sequence ATGCAACCTCCATACTCCGGAAACGGCCAGAGTGACGCACGCATTTTCGATAAGATAATCAAGTCGTCTCCTATCAGTGCTATTTCAGAATCGAACCGATACCGTCTTCTCCTCCCTCTTTTGGAGAAGAATAATGATGAGACGAATGAGCGACTCCTTCGTGTCGGGGTGACGATCGCGAGTCAGTGGGCCGGTGAAGTGCTCATCACGTGTGTTGTTCGCGTGCCAGATCAGACGCCGTACGAAGCGTTTTCAGCAGACAAGTTGTTGATGCGAACGGCGCGTAGACGGACAGAACGCCTCGTAGAACAGGCACAAGAGTTCGCACCGACACGAGGGATGATCTGTCTCACACACAACGAACGACGAGCAATTACCAATATCATCGATCGGTACGATTGCCACGGAACGCTGCTGAAAGTACATAGCGACCACTCGCAACGACGACGATTGCTCAGCGGTGCGACCGTCGAGAAAATCATAGTACGAGCACCGTCAGACGTGTTCGTCTTGAAGCTCATCGAAGCAGACGAGCGACCAAAACGTCTCCTCGTCGCTGTGAGCGGTGGCCCCCACTCCGGATTGGCAGCCGAAACGGCACGCGCAATTGCTCGAGAGTCGGGTTCATCAATCGATATCGTCCATGTCCTTACCGAAGATGCCACCGAGAGTCAACGAAATGAAGGCAAGCACATTCTCGATGCCGCTGCACAAATCGTGGACGGTGTCGACGTCGAGAGAAAGATCGTCACCGGTCAGAGCGTCGCAACGGCGATTATCGATCAGTCGGATTCGTACGACATGACGATCCTCGGCTCACCGGCGAAAGGACTTCTCAAACAGTTCATCTTTGGTTCTATCCCTAATTCTGTGAACCGAGGCGTCAAGCAACCGGTGTTGATGACAAAACACGGTTCGAAGAACAATCGATCGGGTTTCTATCGCTGGCTCCGGGAGAAGAAATCGATCCACGAGAGTAAAGTAGAGTTTCAATAG
- a CDS encoding S8 family serine peptidase, translating into MVAQQQVGDSSIDTSIGVAQQHSDFGLDELQSERSDSLGQSPTQVQSEATIDPALKETKGKTRALLVLDQASIDQKAGRDEIIKTLKSHASSTQPSVTTAADDLQSVTVTNRFWIANIVSVVIDTDQTDVRSLAAIDGVKAVVKSRTLSTPTSSKTNDSVQSMDAQSAETNTTYGLDQINATEVWSEFDTRGEDTKVAVLDTGVDIDHPDLDLYTENASDPTYPGGWAEIDENGEPIPDSEPRDSAYHGTHVSGTIAGGDASGTAIGVAPDVQLMHGMVIPGGSGTSEQVIGGVQWAVGEGADVASLSLGAGCGLFGPVYSQAWIPVVENTKASGTSFVAAAGNSGEGCVGSPGNDFRTFSIGASNANGEIAEFSSGGVIDTSNWDNPPAAWPDTFVKPNVSAPGVDVLSAEPGGSYQTLSGTSMATPHVAGAVALVHSANPDLTVSEIQQALNKTAWKPDDWEEPTEQKDTRYGMGIIDVYNATEQVATVAPQFELGDVNENDAVNVEDVQLMQQYLYGEVPESFNENLADMNRDGAVTTEDLNLLQRKVQDTLSEGKIVVSNLSVPDEVSNDEMINVTVDLENPGDAGAIQEISLHAAENESDLGDSVPVANETVDMAPAGIDNPVDRPHETTVTFEIDTSEIGAGEYHLGVFSEDDSATDELTVLGANFEVSNLHAATEIEQGEAFDANATITNTGNSVGTQTVEYRFDGGVEQTTNVTLAPGESTTVVFEDIETDGVSAGTYEHSVGTDDDSMSATITVLEAFFDVEITDAPSEASVGETINVSASVENTGNATGEQTVTYDLMQDNTEVAVVDSEEGFGDQVVSTLREELSDRYNVTLVEDQNAMEAVNEYDTFVIQDLNPSELDVQAFVEATNGQQTGVVWLDGWGSGSDAIPELADATGNPASTNDADDGASPVYYTVTQDHPIFDGVAESGETVDIHTASYADRSWFSSYGGQAIATVGAQNTGQGGPALGVDAANSTVLASSLGREPFVENPDMTDAANKILANSVTHVSGSAGTTDVTQQNTSENVTLAPGDTESVEFTHTVGDDLDISADWLHTVSSEDDTATTPVTIDVDRGTVNGTVTDAVTDTPIEGATIDIEGDGNFTAVTGANGTYRIVDVPAVTHNVTVSADGYSTVTDSVDVPTNDTATVGFELTPMNGSMSGTVTASDTGDPVANVTVAAEDNDGTVYETKTDENGTYTLSVPSGNYVVNVLDTPSDYQPEQVVTVAPGEEITGVDFEITPRDGTITGTVTNAAGVPLAGANVVDADQGAFNVTTNESGHYEIEGLDRGTYALRAKADGYDASDITFVEVDANETSTQNLTLGTFFEVSNLSAPDTAVQGDTVNVSATITNIGEQQDTRTVFYFPPGTDFGGNMIDATSDLFKEVTLDGGESTTVTFSYQISEEREPGAYEHGISADEIKSTFITIAAAEDPDEANYSVSNLSAPTEAAPGEEIAVNATIANTGNATGTQDIAYVFNNTTENTTEMTLGPDENATVEFTYIVPDDERTYEHGIVSDDDQQLTNTTVQSGEPEPAYFAVSNLTSPSVASPGEEITVEATITNTGDEQGTQSIYYFFMEASTVSEYDLETFGTQEMLGNFQPSAVPQQVTLAGGESTTVEFTYQIAADAAPGDYESAVSTLQEVVTQPVTVTIANSSQQASIPPAPVFENTISPPAFHNGAPPAPVFAGERSDSSDGSNHRLPLSPSERARLI; encoded by the coding sequence GTGGTAGCGCAACAGCAGGTGGGAGACAGTAGTATCGACACGAGCATCGGTGTTGCACAACAGCACTCCGATTTCGGATTAGATGAGTTACAGTCCGAGCGAAGCGACAGCCTCGGCCAGTCCCCAACTCAGGTTCAATCGGAGGCAACGATCGATCCAGCCCTGAAAGAAACGAAAGGGAAAACGCGTGCACTCCTCGTTCTCGATCAGGCATCTATTGATCAGAAAGCAGGCCGTGACGAAATAATTAAAACGCTCAAATCGCACGCTTCGTCAACACAGCCGTCTGTAACGACGGCTGCGGACGATTTACAGAGCGTCACGGTCACGAACAGGTTCTGGATCGCAAACATCGTCTCAGTTGTTATCGATACCGATCAGACCGACGTTCGGTCGCTCGCTGCGATTGACGGTGTCAAGGCAGTCGTCAAGAGTCGCACCCTGTCGACCCCAACATCAAGCAAGACAAACGACAGCGTGCAGTCGATGGACGCACAATCCGCCGAAACTAACACTACCTACGGTCTGGACCAGATCAACGCGACCGAGGTTTGGAGCGAGTTCGACACGCGCGGCGAAGACACCAAAGTCGCAGTGCTCGACACCGGCGTCGACATCGATCATCCAGATCTCGATCTCTACACCGAAAACGCGTCTGATCCGACCTATCCCGGTGGGTGGGCCGAAATTGATGAGAATGGGGAACCAATCCCTGACTCCGAGCCACGCGATAGCGCCTATCACGGCACGCACGTCAGCGGCACTATCGCTGGCGGCGATGCAAGTGGTACCGCAATCGGCGTCGCACCTGACGTTCAGTTGATGCACGGAATGGTTATCCCCGGGGGGAGCGGGACCTCTGAACAAGTCATCGGTGGTGTCCAGTGGGCAGTTGGCGAGGGGGCCGATGTGGCGAGTCTCAGCCTCGGTGCGGGCTGTGGTCTCTTTGGACCCGTCTACTCGCAGGCGTGGATTCCTGTGGTCGAGAACACCAAGGCATCCGGGACGAGCTTTGTCGCTGCGGCCGGGAACTCAGGCGAGGGCTGTGTGGGATCACCCGGTAACGACTTTAGAACCTTCAGCATCGGGGCTTCGAATGCGAACGGTGAGATTGCAGAATTCTCCAGCGGTGGAGTCATCGATACGAGCAACTGGGATAATCCTCCAGCAGCGTGGCCCGATACGTTCGTTAAACCGAACGTCTCTGCGCCTGGCGTCGACGTCCTGAGTGCTGAACCTGGTGGGAGCTATCAGACACTTTCGGGCACCTCCATGGCCACCCCACACGTCGCAGGCGCAGTCGCGTTGGTTCATTCGGCGAACCCGGATCTCACCGTCTCTGAGATCCAGCAGGCACTCAACAAGACAGCGTGGAAGCCCGATGATTGGGAGGAACCTACAGAGCAAAAGGATACCCGCTACGGAATGGGTATCATCGACGTGTACAACGCGACAGAGCAGGTCGCTACTGTTGCACCGCAGTTCGAACTCGGCGACGTCAACGAGAACGATGCGGTCAACGTCGAAGATGTCCAACTGATGCAGCAGTACCTCTACGGCGAAGTCCCCGAGTCGTTCAACGAGAATCTCGCGGACATGAACCGGGACGGTGCAGTCACCACCGAGGATCTGAACCTGCTCCAGCGGAAGGTTCAGGACACGCTTTCTGAGGGCAAAATCGTGGTGTCGAACCTCTCTGTGCCCGACGAGGTCAGTAATGATGAGATGATCAACGTCACTGTCGATCTCGAAAATCCCGGCGATGCGGGTGCGATCCAAGAGATATCGCTCCACGCTGCCGAAAACGAAAGTGATCTCGGAGACAGCGTACCGGTCGCGAACGAAACGGTTGACATGGCACCCGCAGGGATCGACAATCCAGTTGACCGACCACACGAAACCACAGTCACGTTCGAAATCGACACCTCGGAGATCGGCGCAGGCGAGTACCATCTCGGGGTGTTCAGCGAAGACGATTCTGCAACTGACGAACTCACCGTTCTCGGTGCGAACTTCGAAGTCTCTAACCTGCATGCAGCCACCGAGATCGAGCAGGGCGAGGCGTTCGACGCAAACGCGACAATTACAAACACGGGTAACAGCGTGGGTACCCAAACCGTCGAGTACCGCTTCGATGGAGGAGTTGAGCAAACAACGAACGTAACGCTTGCTCCCGGTGAGAGCACCACTGTCGTGTTTGAGGATATCGAGACGGACGGAGTAAGCGCAGGCACCTACGAACACAGCGTCGGTACCGACGATGATTCGATGTCGGCCACCATCACGGTGCTCGAAGCGTTCTTTGATGTCGAGATCACCGATGCTCCCTCTGAGGCTTCGGTCGGTGAGACGATCAACGTCTCTGCTTCAGTCGAGAACACTGGTAATGCGACCGGCGAACAGACAGTGACGTACGATCTGATGCAAGACAATACCGAGGTTGCTGTCGTCGACTCTGAGGAAGGATTTGGTGACCAAGTCGTTTCAACACTCCGTGAGGAACTCTCTGACCGATACAACGTCACGCTGGTCGAAGACCAAAACGCGATGGAGGCGGTCAACGAATACGACACGTTCGTGATACAGGACCTCAATCCGTCTGAACTTGACGTTCAGGCGTTCGTCGAGGCGACCAACGGTCAACAGACCGGTGTCGTCTGGCTCGATGGCTGGGGATCTGGGAGTGACGCCATTCCTGAATTGGCTGATGCGACCGGCAATCCGGCCAGCACTAATGACGCTGATGACGGTGCTTCCCCCGTCTACTACACCGTCACGCAGGACCACCCGATCTTCGACGGAGTTGCTGAATCGGGCGAGACGGTAGACATTCACACCGCGAGCTACGCCGATCGCAGTTGGTTCAGCAGCTACGGTGGTCAGGCCATCGCCACCGTCGGTGCTCAGAATACGGGCCAAGGCGGTCCGGCCCTCGGCGTCGATGCTGCTAATTCGACGGTCCTTGCATCCTCGCTCGGTCGAGAGCCCTTTGTCGAAAACCCAGATATGACCGATGCGGCGAACAAAATTCTTGCAAACAGCGTAACGCACGTCAGTGGCTCGGCTGGTACGACCGATGTGACTCAGCAGAACACTTCGGAGAACGTCACGCTTGCTCCGGGAGACACTGAATCCGTCGAGTTCACGCACACAGTCGGTGATGATCTGGATATTTCGGCTGACTGGCTCCATACCGTCAGTTCCGAGGACGACACTGCCACTACACCGGTGACCATCGATGTCGACCGTGGCACCGTCAACGGCACTGTCACCGACGCAGTCACAGACACCCCCATCGAAGGCGCGACGATTGATATCGAAGGTGACGGCAACTTCACCGCTGTGACTGGCGCAAACGGAACGTACCGAATCGTGGACGTACCTGCCGTCACACACAACGTCACGGTGTCAGCCGATGGGTACAGTACTGTAACCGACTCAGTCGACGTACCGACGAACGACACCGCAACTGTCGGCTTCGAACTCACGCCGATGAACGGATCGATGAGCGGTACGGTCACTGCTAGCGACACCGGCGATCCGGTTGCGAACGTTACTGTTGCCGCTGAGGACAACGACGGAACCGTCTACGAGACGAAAACCGACGAGAACGGTACGTATACGCTTTCGGTGCCAAGCGGTAATTACGTCGTGAACGTCCTCGACACGCCATCGGACTACCAACCCGAGCAGGTTGTCACGGTCGCCCCCGGTGAGGAAATCACGGGCGTTGACTTCGAAATCACTCCGCGCGACGGTACCATCACGGGCACTGTGACAAACGCTGCGGGCGTCCCTCTCGCGGGTGCGAACGTTGTCGACGCCGATCAGGGCGCGTTCAATGTGACAACCAACGAGAGCGGACACTACGAGATAGAGGGTCTCGACCGTGGTACGTACGCGCTTCGAGCGAAAGCGGACGGCTACGACGCATCGGATATCACCTTCGTGGAAGTCGATGCGAACGAGACGAGCACGCAGAACCTCACTCTTGGAACGTTCTTCGAAGTATCGAACCTGAGTGCGCCCGACACCGCAGTACAGGGCGATACGGTCAACGTGAGCGCGACGATCACGAACATCGGCGAACAGCAAGACACTCGTACAGTCTTCTACTTCCCACCGGGCACTGATTTCGGTGGGAATATGATCGATGCCACATCTGATCTGTTCAAAGAGGTAACACTCGACGGCGGAGAGAGCACGACCGTAACGTTCTCCTATCAAATTTCGGAAGAGAGAGAACCAGGAGCGTACGAACACGGTATCTCTGCCGACGAGATCAAATCGACGTTCATCACGATTGCGGCTGCGGAAGATCCTGATGAGGCAAACTACTCGGTGTCTAACCTCTCTGCACCGACTGAAGCCGCTCCCGGAGAGGAGATAGCGGTCAACGCGACGATTGCGAACACTGGAAACGCAACCGGTACGCAAGATATCGCGTATGTGTTCAACAATACGACTGAGAACACGACCGAGATGACCCTCGGTCCTGACGAGAACGCAACGGTCGAGTTCACGTACATAGTGCCGGACGACGAGCGCACCTACGAGCACGGCATCGTAAGCGACGATGACCAGCAACTGACGAACACCACCGTCCAGAGCGGCGAACCAGAACCGGCGTACTTTGCCGTGTCGAACTTGACTAGTCCTTCTGTGGCCAGTCCTGGCGAGGAGATCACTGTTGAGGCAACCATTACCAACACCGGTGATGAACAGGGGACCCAGTCCATCTACTACTTCTTCATGGAAGCGTCGACGGTCAGTGAGTACGATCTCGAAACGTTCGGCACACAGGAGATGCTGGGTAACTTCCAACCGAGTGCCGTACCACAGCAGGTCACACTCGCTGGCGGCGAGAGCACGACAGTCGAGTTCACGTATCAGATCGCAGCGGATGCAGCGCCGGGGGATTACGAATCCGCCGTCTCTACTCTGCAAGAAGTCGTAACCCAGCCAGTGACAGTTACCATCGCAAACAGCAGTCAACAGGCGTCTATTCCACCGGCACCGGTGTTTGAGAACACCATATCGCCACCTGCGTTCCACAACGGAGCGCCCCCGGCGCCTGTCTTCGCGGGCGAACGTAGTGACTCAAGTGATGGCAGCAATCACCGACTCCCACTATCACCGAGTGAGCGGGCCCGACTCATCTGA
- a CDS encoding HTH domain-containing protein → MPDRTDLTVVCYARTMYLAEPVDSCLTTLRQCATTGTIDALLFREWPPTIQLSDDGPTSEPREAIQRFRAWATREDVRLYLSFDEMTLRSTIVDEQRTVLRPPVVCLAFYVAGELAAVYPHTNGDRTHHILTVIETLRNGELPPRVATFASHEPVLLRTCPQCNDTCPTGHGIYACRSCRWVAGTTATGSYRRFPTIEAQWDSDSGSLPSDVGTSPPHRKR, encoded by the coding sequence ATGCCCGATCGGACAGACCTCACCGTCGTCTGTTATGCCCGCACGATGTACCTCGCAGAGCCGGTCGACAGCTGTCTCACGACGCTCCGACAGTGTGCCACAACAGGGACGATCGATGCGCTGTTGTTCCGTGAATGGCCACCCACTATCCAGCTTTCAGATGATGGCCCGACTAGCGAACCGCGCGAAGCGATTCAGCGATTTCGTGCGTGGGCCACACGAGAAGATGTTCGTCTTTACCTATCATTTGACGAGATGACCCTTCGATCGACGATTGTTGACGAGCAGCGGACTGTCTTGCGTCCACCGGTAGTGTGTCTGGCGTTTTACGTTGCGGGCGAGTTGGCCGCGGTCTATCCGCACACGAATGGTGATCGTACACACCACATCTTGACAGTGATCGAGACCTTACGGAACGGGGAACTTCCACCGCGAGTAGCAACCTTCGCTTCTCACGAGCCGGTTCTGCTCCGAACGTGTCCACAGTGTAATGATACCTGCCCGACGGGACACGGCATCTACGCTTGTCGCTCCTGCCGGTGGGTCGCTGGCACTACAGCGACTGGCAGCTATCGACGCTTCCCCACGATTGAGGCGCAGTGGGACTCTGATTCCGGCTCCCTCCCCTCAGACGTTGGCACGTCTCCACCACACAGAAAGCGGTGA